In the Kribbella sp. NBC_00482 genome, one interval contains:
- a CDS encoding slipin family protein, protein MVILYVLLAALAVGLIGAAACIRVVKQFERGVVFRFGRVRPAIRPPGLALLMPIADRLQKVNMQIITMPVPAQDGITRDNVTVRVDAVVYFNVIDPVRAAVDVEDYISAIGQVAQTSLRSIIGKSDLDDLLSNRERLNQGMELMIDSPALDWGVHIERVEIKDVALPETMKRSMSRQAEAERERRARIITADGELQASEKLGQAAEVMSEHPAALQLRLLQTVVEVAAEKNSTLVLPFPVELLRFLERSTPPEKAKASGTDQATPTTAPAARNGLPATDIPPNREIEQSQRTGGPVALDASTASPAADANPPALPVPETAELAQPRWGGLHAGCADPAWQP, encoded by the coding sequence ATGGTCATCCTTTACGTACTACTCGCAGCATTGGCCGTCGGTCTGATCGGAGCGGCGGCGTGCATCCGCGTGGTCAAGCAGTTCGAGCGCGGCGTCGTGTTCCGGTTCGGGCGGGTGCGTCCCGCGATCAGGCCGCCAGGTCTTGCCTTGCTGATGCCGATCGCCGACCGGCTGCAGAAGGTCAACATGCAGATCATCACGATGCCGGTCCCCGCACAGGACGGCATTACCCGCGACAACGTGACGGTCCGCGTCGACGCAGTCGTCTATTTCAATGTGATCGACCCGGTCCGCGCGGCCGTCGACGTCGAGGACTACATCTCGGCCATCGGCCAGGTCGCACAGACATCTCTGCGCTCAATCATCGGCAAGAGCGACCTCGACGACCTGCTGTCCAACCGGGAGCGCCTCAACCAGGGCATGGAGTTGATGATCGACAGCCCGGCGCTCGACTGGGGCGTCCACATCGAACGGGTCGAGATCAAGGATGTCGCCCTGCCGGAGACGATGAAGCGGTCCATGTCGCGCCAAGCCGAGGCCGAACGCGAACGCCGGGCCCGCATCATCACCGCCGACGGCGAACTCCAGGCGTCGGAGAAACTGGGCCAGGCCGCCGAGGTGATGTCAGAACACCCAGCCGCCCTGCAACTGCGCCTGCTGCAGACCGTCGTCGAGGTCGCCGCCGAGAAGAACTCCACCCTGGTGCTGCCCTTCCCCGTCGAACTGCTCCGGTTTCTAGAACGGTCGACACCACCCGAGAAGGCAAAGGCAAGTGGTACCGATCAAGCGACGCCGACCACAGCTCCGGCCGCGAGGAACGGCTTGCCGGCGACCGACATTCCACCGAACCGCGAGATCGAACAGTCCCAGCGAACCGGTGGACCGGTCGCACTTGACGCGTCAACGGCATCCCCAGCGGCGGACGCCAATCCGCCGGCCCTGCCCGTCCCCGAAACGGCCGAGTTGGCACAACCTCGATGGGGCGGACTCCACGCCGGTTGTGCCGACCCGGCATGGCAACCGTGA
- a CDS encoding TerC family protein — MLLLFDFFFHVRTAHTPTLGEAAIWSAVYVGIAVLFGLGVWLLGGATLGSEYFAGYITEKALSVDNLFVFLIIMASFKVPRADQQKVLLFGITFSLFARTAFIFLGAALVNSYAFVFYLFGLILLVTACHMLKPGTTTGRSANNIIVRLAKRFLRTSETYDGDRLFTIDQGRRVMTPMLLVMVAIGGTDVLFALDSIPAIFGLTQSVFIVFTATAFSLLGLRQLYFLIDGLLDRLIYLSYGLAAILGFIGVKLILHALHENNLPFINGAQPLDVPEIGTAASLSLIAGILIVTVIASLVSVQIRAARAVPPIPQIQPEAAGSVADGARDVHDCEEHPADGGAT; from the coding sequence GTGCTGCTGCTCTTCGACTTCTTCTTCCACGTGCGCACCGCTCACACCCCGACGCTCGGCGAGGCAGCGATCTGGTCAGCCGTCTACGTGGGCATCGCCGTCTTGTTCGGCCTCGGCGTCTGGCTCCTGGGCGGCGCGACGCTGGGTAGCGAATACTTCGCCGGCTACATCACGGAGAAGGCGCTCTCGGTCGATAACCTCTTCGTGTTCCTCATCATCATGGCCAGCTTCAAAGTGCCGCGCGCCGATCAGCAGAAGGTGCTGCTCTTCGGCATCACCTTCTCTCTCTTCGCGCGCACTGCCTTCATCTTCCTCGGTGCCGCGCTGGTCAACTCCTATGCGTTCGTGTTCTACCTTTTCGGACTCATCCTGCTCGTCACCGCCTGCCATATGCTCAAACCCGGGACCACGACCGGCCGATCGGCGAACAACATCATCGTCCGCCTCGCCAAGAGATTCTTGCGGACCTCTGAAACCTACGACGGCGACAGACTGTTCACCATCGACCAGGGCCGCCGGGTGATGACTCCGATGCTGCTGGTGATGGTGGCCATCGGTGGAACCGACGTCCTTTTCGCGCTGGACTCCATCCCCGCGATCTTCGGCCTCACCCAGAGCGTCTTCATCGTGTTCACGGCGACCGCGTTCTCTCTGCTGGGACTGCGGCAGTTGTACTTCCTCATCGACGGACTACTGGACCGCCTCATCTACCTGTCCTACGGCCTCGCTGCGATCCTGGGATTCATCGGCGTCAAGCTCATCCTGCACGCCTTGCACGAGAACAACCTCCCGTTCATCAACGGAGCTCAGCCCCTCGACGTCCCCGAAATCGGCACCGCCGCCTCATTGAGCCTCATCGCCGGCATCCTCATCGTCACCGTCATCGCTTCGCTGGTCAGCGTCCAGATCCGCGCCGCGCGCGCCGTGCCACCGATTCCGCAGATCCAGCCCGAAGCTGCGGGATCCGTCGCGGATGGTGCCCGCGATGTACATGACTGTGAAGAGCACCCAGCTGACGGCGGTGCCACGTAG
- a CDS encoding alpha/beta fold hydrolase: protein MPTDLTQFATADGPGTVAQAPNLPAGFAETFSSRIIETNGLRQHAVIGGDGPAVLLIHGWPENWYAWRHLMPALAKNHTVVAIDQRGLGRTGKPDDGYDAGTLASDLIALMDALGHERFAVVGHDTGVVISYALAADHPDRVSRLAVAEIPGPPGVSPAPPLFVPAPLNDKVWHIPFNRAGQVTEQLVQGKEHIFFGYEFAIQGGKPLPEAVIDFYVNSFLDPESLHGCFGFYRAWDTTMAQNKKRATRPLPMPVLAIGGADSWGDHVREGMQPTATDIQGAVIPGAGHWVAEQAPEELLAALTAFLSN from the coding sequence ATGCCTACAGATCTCACCCAGTTCGCCACCGCCGATGGCCCGGGCACCGTCGCCCAAGCGCCTAACCTTCCGGCCGGATTCGCCGAGACGTTCAGCAGCCGCATCATCGAGACCAACGGCCTGCGCCAGCACGCGGTCATCGGAGGCGACGGACCGGCCGTGCTGCTGATCCACGGCTGGCCCGAGAACTGGTACGCGTGGCGCCACCTGATGCCGGCCCTGGCCAAGAACCACACCGTCGTCGCCATCGACCAGCGCGGCCTCGGCCGCACCGGCAAGCCCGACGACGGGTACGACGCAGGCACACTGGCCAGTGACCTGATCGCGCTGATGGACGCCCTCGGACACGAACGCTTCGCAGTCGTCGGCCACGACACCGGCGTGGTCATCAGCTACGCGCTCGCCGCCGACCACCCGGACCGGGTCTCTCGGCTCGCCGTCGCCGAAATCCCCGGGCCACCTGGTGTATCACCCGCGCCGCCACTGTTCGTCCCGGCGCCGTTGAACGACAAGGTCTGGCACATCCCGTTCAACCGCGCCGGCCAGGTGACCGAGCAACTCGTCCAGGGCAAAGAGCACATCTTCTTCGGCTACGAGTTCGCCATCCAGGGCGGCAAACCGCTGCCGGAAGCGGTCATCGACTTCTACGTGAACAGCTTCCTCGACCCCGAGTCCCTGCACGGGTGCTTCGGGTTCTACCGCGCCTGGGACACCACGATGGCCCAGAACAAGAAACGCGCGACCCGGCCCCTGCCGATGCCGGTACTGGCGATCGGCGGCGCCGACAGCTGGGGAGACCACGTACGCGAAGGCATGCAGCCGACCGCCACCGACATACAAGGCGCCGTGATCCCCGGCGCCGGCCACTGGGTCGCCGAGCAGGCACCCGAGGAGCTGCTCGCGGCCCTGACCGCGTTCCTTTCCAACTGA
- a CDS encoding ABC transporter ATP-binding protein, with translation MATVSFKGATRVYPGSDTPAVDGLDLDIVDGEFMVLVGPSGCGKSTSLRMLAGLEEVNEGKIYIGDRDVTNFPPKARDIAMVFQNYALYPHMTVADNMGFALKMQGLPKDERAKRVAEAAKLLGIEEYLERKPKALSGGQRQRVAMGRAIVRNPQVFLMDEPLSNLDAKLRVQTRTQIAELQHRLDVTTVYVTHDQIEAMTMGDRVAVLKDGRLQQVDTPLGLYDRPKNVFVAGFMGSPAMNLIEAEITAGGAKIGDYVVPIERTLLAKVGNDKTLMLGIRPEAFHLADDGLAVKVGVIEELGSDGFLYGTAEHSSLNQQIIARIGTRMHSEKGAIVHLAPQPDKLHLFSTSTEQRITA, from the coding sequence ATGGCAACCGTCTCGTTCAAGGGAGCCACCCGGGTGTATCCGGGCTCCGACACCCCGGCCGTCGACGGGCTGGATCTGGACATCGTCGACGGTGAGTTCATGGTTCTCGTCGGCCCGTCGGGGTGTGGGAAGTCCACCTCACTGCGGATGCTCGCCGGGCTCGAAGAGGTCAACGAGGGCAAGATCTACATCGGGGACCGCGACGTCACCAACTTTCCGCCGAAGGCGCGGGACATCGCGATGGTGTTCCAGAACTACGCGCTCTACCCGCACATGACGGTCGCAGACAACATGGGCTTCGCCCTCAAAATGCAAGGCCTGCCCAAGGATGAGCGCGCCAAGCGCGTCGCCGAGGCGGCCAAGCTGCTCGGCATCGAGGAGTACCTGGAACGCAAGCCGAAGGCCCTGTCCGGCGGTCAGCGCCAGCGCGTCGCGATGGGCCGCGCGATCGTCCGTAACCCACAGGTCTTCCTCATGGACGAGCCCCTGTCGAACCTCGACGCCAAGCTCCGCGTCCAGACCCGCACCCAGATCGCCGAACTCCAGCACCGCCTAGACGTCACCACCGTCTACGTCACCCACGACCAGATCGAAGCCATGACGATGGGCGACCGGGTCGCCGTCCTGAAGGACGGCCGCCTGCAGCAGGTCGACACACCGCTGGGCCTGTACGACCGGCCGAAGAACGTGTTCGTCGCGGGCTTCATGGGCTCGCCGGCAATGAACCTGATCGAGGCCGAGATCACCGCCGGCGGGGCGAAGATCGGCGACTACGTGGTTCCGATCGAACGCACCCTGCTCGCGAAGGTCGGTAACGACAAGACGCTGATGCTTGGGATACGGCCGGAGGCGTTCCATCTCGCGGATGACGGGCTGGCGGTGAAGGTCGGGGTGATCGAGGAGCTCGGCTCAGACGGGTTCCTTTACGGCACCGCGGAGCACTCCAGCCTGAACCAGCAGATCATCGCCAGGATCGGCACCCGGATGCACAGCGAGAAGGGCGCCATTGTGCACCTCGCCCCGCAGCCCGACAAGCTCCACCTGTTCTCCACCTCCACCGAGCAGCGCATCACCGCCTAA
- a CDS encoding ATP-binding protein: protein MAGEGAEPAARLLGRRSECEALDRLVTDVLAGESRVLVLRGDAGVGKSALLGYLSGQVAGWRIATVTGVESEMELAYSGLHQLCAPLLNHLDRLPDPQREALTTVFGLSAGPVPDGLMVALATLTLVAEAAEKLPLICFVEDSQWLDRSSARVFGFVARRLLAERVAFVCAARTGIENDVFDGLHSLQITGLGEGNARALLLDNLHGPLDAAVRDQIVAESHGNPLALLELPRTWSAGELAGGFGLPYHHAVASRIELSYRRRLLVLPSDTRLLVLAAAAEPLGDATLLRSAAASLGIDMVAAGPAMDAGLLEIRGRVEFAHPLVRSASYRAAAVGDRYRVHRALAAATDAETDPDRHAWHRALATPGPDADVAAELEHSAGRAQARGGLVAAAAFLSRATELTADPAGRVRLALTAAVANVQTGGFEIAQRLLATAREGLADEAQRAQIDMVGALLAFASKRGSEATPLLLAAARRLEPLDVQLARQTYLDAFSAAQFAARLNGGVSVVDVARAAHAVPLPPELKPTPGDLLLDAFSALVEDYGGAIQACRTALQRLRDEQTPSREKLRWLWQGCVLALEVWDDESAYALSHRHLEVARKTGALSELPLALGSRTPVLVFCGELSAATSLVQEAQSVRDAMEIDEAPYGALIVAAWRGQVAEATQLIELTLREAGARGEGVGIAISEYAHAVLCNSLGRYDEALVAARHACEDPQEMVAHNWGLTELVESATRTGHTELASEAAERLATKAQAGGTDWGLGMAARARALLSEGDEAERRFREAMQHLSRARVRAELARVHLLYGEWLRRSNRRADARSELSVAHEMFDSMGMEGFADRAHRELAIAGATVRKHTIETQDDLTTQEAQIARLARDGLTNPEIGAQLFISARTVEWHLRKVFSKLGVSSRRQLRGTLIR from the coding sequence GTGGCAGGGGAGGGCGCTGAGCCAGCCGCGCGGTTGCTCGGACGGCGCAGCGAGTGCGAGGCGCTGGATCGGTTGGTGACCGATGTGCTCGCCGGGGAGAGTCGGGTCCTGGTCCTGCGTGGTGATGCGGGCGTTGGCAAGAGCGCGTTGCTGGGATACTTGTCCGGGCAAGTCGCCGGCTGGAGAATCGCGACCGTCACAGGGGTCGAGTCGGAGATGGAGTTGGCGTACAGCGGCCTCCATCAGCTGTGCGCGCCGCTCTTGAACCACCTCGACCGCCTACCAGATCCGCAACGCGAGGCGCTTACGACGGTGTTCGGGCTGAGCGCCGGGCCCGTACCCGACGGGCTGATGGTCGCGCTTGCGACGCTCACCCTGGTTGCAGAGGCCGCCGAGAAGCTCCCGCTGATCTGCTTCGTCGAGGATTCGCAGTGGCTGGACCGATCATCCGCGCGGGTCTTCGGTTTCGTGGCCCGCCGCTTGCTCGCCGAACGCGTGGCCTTCGTCTGCGCGGCGCGCACGGGGATCGAGAACGACGTCTTCGACGGCCTGCACTCGCTGCAGATCACCGGCCTCGGCGAAGGCAATGCCCGCGCGCTGCTGCTGGACAATCTGCACGGCCCACTCGACGCGGCGGTCCGCGACCAGATCGTGGCAGAAAGCCATGGGAACCCACTCGCTCTCCTCGAACTGCCGCGCACCTGGAGCGCCGGTGAGCTGGCCGGAGGATTCGGGCTGCCCTACCATCACGCGGTGGCCAGCAGGATCGAGCTGAGCTACCGCCGGCGTCTCCTCGTGCTCCCATCCGACACCCGGCTTCTGGTGCTCGCCGCTGCCGCGGAGCCACTCGGCGACGCGACATTGCTTCGCAGCGCCGCCGCGTCACTCGGCATCGACATGGTCGCAGCCGGCCCGGCGATGGACGCCGGGCTCCTCGAGATTCGCGGGCGAGTGGAGTTCGCCCACCCGCTGGTCAGATCCGCCAGCTACCGAGCGGCAGCCGTCGGGGACCGCTACCGGGTTCATCGCGCCCTCGCAGCGGCTACTGACGCCGAGACCGACCCTGATCGGCACGCCTGGCACCGTGCCCTGGCGACGCCGGGACCTGACGCGGATGTGGCGGCCGAGCTCGAGCACTCGGCCGGCCGGGCACAGGCCCGAGGTGGCCTCGTCGCAGCCGCGGCCTTCCTTTCTCGTGCAACCGAACTGACGGCCGATCCGGCAGGGCGAGTTCGACTGGCGCTGACTGCGGCTGTCGCGAACGTACAGACGGGGGGCTTCGAGATCGCGCAGCGGCTACTCGCCACGGCACGGGAGGGCCTGGCCGATGAGGCGCAACGCGCGCAGATCGACATGGTCGGTGCCCTGTTGGCGTTCGCATCCAAACGAGGGAGCGAGGCCACGCCACTCTTGCTCGCGGCGGCGCGACGCCTCGAACCACTGGATGTCCAGTTGGCGCGACAGACGTACCTGGACGCGTTCTCGGCCGCGCAGTTCGCGGCCCGCCTCAATGGCGGTGTGAGCGTCGTCGACGTCGCACGGGCCGCGCACGCTGTTCCGCTCCCGCCTGAGCTGAAGCCCACCCCCGGTGACCTGTTGCTGGACGCCTTCAGCGCCCTTGTCGAGGACTACGGCGGTGCGATTCAAGCCTGTCGAACAGCATTGCAGAGACTCCGCGACGAACAGACCCCGAGCAGAGAGAAGCTGCGCTGGCTGTGGCAGGGCTGTGTTCTCGCACTCGAAGTGTGGGACGACGAGAGCGCGTACGCCCTGTCGCACCGTCACCTCGAGGTTGCCAGGAAGACAGGTGCGCTGAGTGAGCTGCCGTTGGCGCTCGGCTCGCGAACGCCGGTGCTGGTGTTCTGCGGCGAGCTCTCGGCGGCCACCTCGCTGGTCCAGGAGGCACAGTCGGTGCGGGATGCGATGGAGATCGACGAGGCGCCGTACGGCGCGTTGATCGTCGCCGCGTGGCGTGGACAAGTCGCCGAAGCCACCCAACTGATCGAGCTCACGCTGCGCGAAGCCGGCGCGCGCGGGGAGGGCGTCGGCATTGCGATCAGCGAGTACGCGCACGCGGTCCTCTGCAACAGCCTTGGCCGGTACGACGAGGCACTGGTGGCCGCGCGGCACGCCTGCGAGGATCCGCAGGAGATGGTCGCGCACAACTGGGGGCTGACAGAGCTGGTCGAGTCGGCCACGCGGACCGGACACACGGAGCTGGCGTCCGAAGCTGCCGAGCGCCTGGCCACGAAGGCGCAGGCCGGCGGAACCGACTGGGGTCTCGGGATGGCAGCACGGGCGCGAGCGCTGCTCAGCGAAGGAGACGAAGCGGAGCGCCGGTTCCGCGAGGCCATGCAGCATTTGAGTCGGGCCCGTGTGCGCGCCGAGCTCGCCCGGGTTCACCTGCTCTACGGAGAATGGCTCCGGCGGTCGAACCGCCGCGCGGACGCGCGTAGCGAGCTGAGCGTCGCCCACGAGATGTTCGACTCGATGGGAATGGAGGGATTCGCTGACCGCGCCCACCGGGAGCTTGCGATCGCGGGAGCGACCGTACGGAAACACACGATCGAGACGCAGGACGACCTCACCACCCAGGAAGCCCAGATCGCACGGCTGGCCCGTGACGGACTCACCAACCCCGAGATCGGCGCACAGCTGTTCATCAGCGCGCGGACCGTGGAGTGGCATCTGCGCAAGGTGTTCAGCAAGCTCGGCGTCAGCTCCCGGCGCCAGCTCCGCGGAACGCTGATCCGTTAG
- a CDS encoding DoxX family membrane protein — MTTEGRTARTPSRETLSDPAYQAFLVLRTVFTVAPIVFGLDKFANLLTDWPAYLAPWINDIVPGSGQDAMYLIGVIEIVAGIAVALIPRYGALLVAAWLAGIIINLLTLSGFYDVALRDFGLLVAAVALARLATKFAPARHSS; from the coding sequence ATGACTACTGAGGGGCGCACCGCCCGCACACCAAGCCGGGAGACACTGTCGGACCCGGCCTACCAGGCTTTTCTGGTCCTGCGAACCGTCTTTACCGTGGCGCCGATCGTGTTCGGGCTGGACAAGTTCGCCAACCTGCTCACCGACTGGCCCGCCTACCTGGCCCCCTGGATCAACGACATCGTCCCCGGCTCCGGCCAAGACGCCATGTACCTCATCGGCGTCATCGAGATCGTCGCCGGCATCGCAGTCGCCCTAATCCCCCGCTACGGCGCACTACTCGTCGCAGCCTGGCTCGCCGGCATCATCATCAACCTGCTCACCCTCTCAGGCTTCTACGACGTCGCCCTACGCGACTTCGGCCTCCTCGTCGCCGCTGTGGCGCTCGCCCGCCTCGCCACCAAATTCGCCCCCGCACGCCACAGCTCCTGA
- a CDS encoding redoxin domain-containing protein, whose amino-acid sequence MRCDITPGGILPNYALPDHAGTVRTLSELQGRDPLILMLSRGLYCPEEYQHHLELAGFQAKVAVGHVQMVTISTDDRPLVRDFRAAAGARWTFLSDPGRTVQKDLGIRDFTDPDNDPMIPHTLVLKPDLVVHTVYNGYWFWGRPTADDLWLDLRAVTREIRPDWDLGTSGLWEAWTAGDRSPFHKWARRSTANGSAFRGAGAGS is encoded by the coding sequence ATGCGGTGCGACATCACTCCCGGTGGCATCCTCCCCAATTACGCGCTGCCTGATCACGCCGGCACGGTTCGCACTCTCAGCGAACTGCAGGGCCGCGATCCGCTGATCCTCATGCTGTCGCGCGGCCTCTACTGTCCCGAGGAGTACCAGCACCATCTCGAGCTGGCGGGGTTCCAGGCAAAGGTCGCGGTAGGCCATGTCCAGATGGTCACGATCTCGACCGACGACCGGCCCCTGGTACGCGACTTCCGTGCCGCGGCCGGTGCTCGGTGGACGTTCCTGTCCGATCCTGGGCGGACGGTCCAGAAGGACCTCGGCATCCGGGACTTCACCGACCCGGATAACGACCCGATGATCCCGCATACGCTCGTGCTCAAACCTGACCTGGTCGTTCACACCGTCTACAACGGATACTGGTTCTGGGGCCGTCCCACGGCCGACGACCTGTGGCTCGACCTGCGGGCAGTGACGCGTGAGATCCGCCCCGACTGGGATCTGGGCACGTCAGGTCTCTGGGAGGCATGGACAGCGGGCGATCGCTCACCGTTCCACAAGTGGGCCAGGCGATCGACCGCTAACGGATCAGCGTTCCGCGGAGCTGGCGCCGGGAGCTGA
- a CDS encoding alpha/beta hydrolase, which translates to MNSGVSRRVFTGGAAAAGAALAGGWASSAAAAGSGRVAGDFGTVSTAPRLPEGFTQTFRSRFVQANGIRQHVVIGGDGPPLLLVHGWPENWYAWRFLMPALAKNYTVIAVDQRGIGLSEKARGGYDAGTLARDLAELMTALGHRRFAVFGHDTGMVISYALAADYRDRVVRLAVAEVPGPPGVVPAPDYFIFPALNNKLWHIAFNRVDDELVVDMVKSNAEAYYRYEYSIQGGGATLPDYAIRYYIGLYTRDRDVLRATFGFYRAWDTTLNQNIERAKTDLIIPVLAMGGANSWAEHVKDGMLPAATDVTGAIIPGAGHWLAEQAPAATLAALTPFLAPYRAAYRPSS; encoded by the coding sequence ATGAACAGTGGAGTATCGCGGCGCGTATTCACCGGCGGCGCGGCTGCCGCGGGAGCCGCGCTCGCCGGCGGCTGGGCATCATCGGCCGCGGCTGCAGGCAGCGGGCGGGTGGCCGGGGACTTCGGCACCGTCTCGACCGCGCCGCGGTTGCCGGAGGGCTTCACCCAGACGTTCCGGAGCCGCTTCGTGCAGGCCAACGGGATTCGTCAGCATGTGGTGATCGGAGGCGACGGGCCGCCGCTGCTGCTCGTGCACGGCTGGCCGGAGAACTGGTACGCGTGGCGGTTCCTGATGCCGGCCCTGGCGAAGAACTACACCGTGATCGCCGTAGACCAGCGCGGCATCGGATTGAGCGAGAAGGCCCGCGGTGGGTACGACGCGGGCACGCTCGCCCGCGACCTGGCTGAGCTGATGACTGCTCTGGGGCACCGGAGATTCGCAGTGTTCGGGCACGACACCGGCATGGTGATCAGCTACGCCCTCGCCGCGGACTACCGCGACCGTGTTGTCCGCCTGGCTGTCGCCGAGGTCCCCGGCCCGCCCGGAGTGGTGCCCGCGCCCGACTACTTCATCTTCCCGGCGCTGAACAACAAGCTGTGGCACATCGCGTTCAACCGGGTCGACGACGAGCTCGTCGTCGACATGGTCAAGAGCAACGCCGAGGCCTACTACCGCTACGAGTACTCGATCCAGGGCGGCGGCGCGACGCTACCGGACTATGCGATCAGGTACTACATCGGCCTGTACACCCGCGACCGCGACGTCCTCCGTGCCACCTTCGGGTTCTACCGCGCCTGGGACACGACCCTGAACCAGAACATCGAACGCGCCAAGACGGATCTGATCATCCCGGTGCTCGCGATGGGCGGGGCGAACAGCTGGGCTGAGCACGTCAAGGACGGCATGCTGCCCGCCGCGACGGACGTGACCGGCGCGATCATCCCCGGTGCCGGTCACTGGCTCGCGGAGCAAGCACCCGCAGCTACTCTCGCGGCGCTGACCCCGTTCCTGGCGCCGTACCGCGCCGCCTATCGCCCCTCGAGCTGA
- a CDS encoding PASTA domain-containing protein, with product MIESKLTELPERAGDRTNVGPPPIEAIRAGAGRRPRRRTAALSAVGLAAVVVAVGGTLLLAGGPILTNPAPPAASAPPVPAATRLVGIGHAAIAVPTQWAANKLGCGTPLKDTVIIDAGPQDLCHVDRPKGVESVLVRSGKPIEFHADETFQLDGARAERQRTTCTPRSINQVTVCSGTVFIPSLDVSFDASSSTNADEVHSILARIIIVPDKVGAPEPLFSESNPAARFSAQYADRLTALGLIPNIQTRKSPGSIPGNILAVSPSPGTMLTPGATVTVTAVAQP from the coding sequence ATGATCGAATCCAAGCTGACCGAACTCCCCGAACGCGCTGGAGACCGGACAAACGTCGGGCCACCACCGATCGAAGCCATCCGCGCAGGCGCTGGGCGCCGCCCCCGTCGGCGTACAGCGGCACTCTCGGCTGTCGGCCTGGCAGCCGTGGTAGTGGCAGTGGGCGGGACGCTGCTGCTCGCCGGCGGCCCGATCCTCACGAACCCCGCGCCTCCGGCCGCCTCGGCACCTCCGGTGCCTGCCGCGACGCGACTGGTGGGCATCGGCCACGCCGCCATCGCCGTGCCCACGCAATGGGCCGCCAACAAGCTCGGCTGCGGAACGCCGCTGAAGGACACAGTCATCATCGACGCAGGCCCCCAGGACCTCTGTCATGTAGATCGCCCCAAAGGTGTCGAGAGCGTACTGGTGCGTAGCGGCAAGCCAATCGAGTTCCATGCCGACGAGACCTTCCAGCTCGACGGCGCGCGAGCCGAACGTCAGCGGACAACCTGCACCCCCAGGTCGATCAACCAGGTCACGGTCTGTTCAGGTACCGTGTTCATTCCGTCTCTCGACGTATCGTTCGACGCATCGTCCTCCACGAACGCCGACGAGGTTCACAGCATCCTCGCCCGGATCATCATCGTTCCAGACAAGGTCGGTGCCCCAGAGCCCCTGTTCAGCGAATCGAATCCGGCCGCCCGTTTCAGCGCGCAATACGCGGACAGGCTCACCGCACTGGGCCTGATACCCAACATCCAGACCAGGAAGTCCCCCGGTTCCATACCCGGCAACATCCTGGCCGTCTCCCCATCGCCAGGCACGATGCTGACGCCTGGAGCAACGGTCACAGTCACTGCCGTCGCCCAACCCTGA